Proteins from a genomic interval of Pseudomonas versuta:
- the fliJ gene encoding flagellar export protein FliJ translates to MASDGRAARLAPVVDMAEKTEKAAAQRLGHFQGQVNLANSKLGDLENFRGEYQAQWVERGSQGVTGQWLRNYQYFLNQLETAVGQQRQSLVWHQNNLDKARETWQQAYARVEGLRKLVQRYAEEARQLEDKREQKLMDELSQRLPRNSPY, encoded by the coding sequence ATGGCCAGTGATGGAAGGGCGGCGCGTCTGGCGCCGGTGGTGGACATGGCCGAAAAGACCGAAAAGGCTGCCGCTCAGCGCCTTGGCCATTTTCAGGGGCAGGTCAATCTGGCCAACAGCAAGCTCGGCGACCTGGAAAACTTCCGTGGGGAGTATCAGGCGCAATGGGTCGAGCGCGGCAGCCAGGGCGTGACCGGGCAATGGTTGCGCAACTATCAGTACTTTCTCAACCAGCTTGAAACTGCGGTCGGCCAGCAGCGCCAGAGCCTGGTGTGGCATCAGAACAATCTCGACAAGGCCCGCGAAACCTGGCAGCAGGCGTATGCCCGGGTGGAAGGGCTGCGCAAGCTGGTCCAGCGTTACGCCGAAGAAGCCCGTCAGCTGGAAGACAAGCGCGAGCAAAAACTGATGGACGAACTGTCCCAGCGTTTACCGCGTAACAGCCCTTACTGA
- the fliI gene encoding flagellar protein export ATPase FliI produces MRLRRTSFGKRLSAYAPAVSLPAQPVVEGRLLRMVGLTLEAEGLRAAMGSRCLVINDDSFHPVQVEAEVMGFSGSKIFLMPVGSVAGIAPGARVVPLADNGRLPMGMSMLGRVLDGAGRALDGKGGMKAEDWVPMDGPTINPLKRDPISVPLDVGIRSINGLLTVGRGQRLGLFAGTGVGKSVLLGMMTRFTEADIIVVGLIGERGREVKEFIEHILGEEGLKRSVVVASPADDAPLMRLRAAMYCTRIAEYFRDKGKNVLLLMDSLTRFAQAQREIALAIGEPPATKGYPPSVFAKLPKLVERAGNAEAGGGSITAFYTVLSEGDDQQDPIADSARGVLDGHIVLSRRLAEEGHYPAIDIEASISRVMPSVVTEEHMRRAQQFKQLWSRFQQARDLISVGAYVPGGDRETDTAIALQPAMVAYLRQGLNDNISLGESAGHLGTIFAPAAGG; encoded by the coding sequence ATGCGCCTTAGACGTACCAGCTTCGGCAAACGTCTGAGTGCCTATGCCCCGGCGGTATCGTTGCCCGCGCAGCCCGTAGTCGAAGGCCGCCTGCTGCGCATGGTCGGCCTGACTCTGGAAGCCGAAGGCCTGCGCGCCGCCATGGGCAGCCGCTGTCTGGTGATCAACGATGACAGTTTTCACCCGGTGCAAGTCGAAGCCGAGGTCATGGGCTTTTCGGGCAGCAAGATTTTTTTGATGCCGGTGGGCAGTGTTGCCGGAATCGCCCCGGGCGCCCGCGTGGTGCCGCTGGCCGATAACGGACGCTTGCCGATGGGCATGAGCATGCTCGGTCGCGTCCTCGACGGTGCCGGGCGGGCGCTGGACGGCAAGGGCGGGATGAAAGCCGAAGACTGGGTGCCGATGGACGGCCCGACCATCAACCCGCTCAAGCGTGATCCCATCAGCGTGCCGCTGGACGTCGGCATTCGCAGTATCAACGGTTTATTGACGGTGGGCCGTGGCCAGCGTCTGGGCCTGTTCGCCGGTACCGGGGTGGGCAAGAGTGTGCTGCTGGGCATGATGACCCGCTTTACCGAGGCCGACATCATCGTGGTCGGGCTGATCGGCGAGCGGGGCCGCGAAGTGAAGGAATTCATCGAGCACATCCTCGGCGAAGAGGGCCTCAAGCGTTCGGTGGTGGTTGCCTCCCCGGCTGACGATGCGCCGCTGATGCGTCTGCGCGCAGCCATGTACTGCACGCGAATCGCTGAATACTTTCGCGACAAGGGCAAGAACGTGCTGCTGTTGATGGACTCGTTGACGCGATTCGCCCAGGCCCAGCGCGAGATTGCCCTGGCCATTGGCGAGCCGCCGGCAACCAAGGGCTATCCGCCCTCGGTGTTTGCCAAATTGCCCAAGCTGGTGGAGCGTGCGGGTAACGCCGAAGCCGGTGGTGGCTCGATCACTGCGTTTTACACCGTGTTGTCCGAAGGCGATGACCAGCAGGACCCGATTGCCGACTCGGCGCGGGGGGTGCTCGACGGGCACATCGTGTTGTCCCGGCGTCTGGCCGAAGAAGGCCATTACCCTGCAATTGATATTGAAGCGTCCATCAGCCGGGTGATGCCGTCGGTGGTGACCGAAGAACACATGCGTCGCGCGCAGCAGTTCAAGCAGCTGTGGTCGCGCTTCCAGCAGGCCCGGGACTTGATCAGCGTGGGGGCTTACGTGCCGGGCGGCGATCGGGAAACCGATACTGCGATTGCCTTGCAGCCGGCGATGGTGGCGTACCTGCGCCAGGGCCTGAACGACAACATCAGCCTGGGTGAAAGTGCTGGCCATCTGGGGACGATCTTCGCTCCGGCCGCGGGCGGTTAA
- the fliH gene encoding flagellar assembly protein FliH produces the protein MSNGESPGDVIRAKDVGAFDVWGLPSFDPWREPLEVEPEVVEEPPVEMQEVPLDEVQPLTLEELESIRQEAYNEGFATGEKEGFHSTQLKVRQEAEVALNARVASLERLMSSLLAPLAEQDQQLEKAMVGLVEHMTRQVIQRELKTDSRQIEQVLREGLKLLPMGAENIRLFINPQDFDQVKALRERHDEHWKILEDESLQPGGCRIETEHSRIDASIETRIKLAMDQLFDQLHEQALHPAAADIDIDLDLPDAP, from the coding sequence GTGAGTAATGGTGAGTCCCCCGGAGATGTGATTCGCGCCAAGGATGTGGGTGCCTTCGACGTATGGGGCCTGCCCAGCTTTGACCCGTGGCGCGAGCCGCTTGAAGTTGAACCCGAGGTGGTCGAGGAACCGCCGGTCGAGATGCAGGAGGTGCCCCTCGACGAAGTCCAGCCGCTGACCCTTGAAGAGCTCGAAAGCATCCGTCAGGAGGCCTATAACGAAGGCTTTGCCACGGGTGAAAAGGAAGGCTTTCACAGCACTCAGCTCAAGGTTCGCCAGGAAGCCGAGGTTGCCCTGAACGCCAGGGTGGCCAGTCTTGAGCGTTTGATGAGCAGTTTGCTGGCGCCGCTTGCCGAGCAGGACCAGCAGCTGGAAAAAGCCATGGTCGGCCTGGTTGAGCACATGACTCGCCAAGTGATCCAGCGCGAACTGAAAACCGATTCCAGGCAGATCGAACAGGTATTGCGCGAGGGCCTGAAGCTTCTGCCGATGGGCGCTGAAAACATCCGCCTGTTTATCAATCCGCAGGATTTTGACCAGGTCAAAGCCCTGCGCGAGCGCCATGACGAGCACTGGAAAATCCTCGAAGACGAGAGCCTGCAACCGGGTGGCTGCCGCATCGAAACCGAACATAGCCGCATTGATGCCAGCATTGAAACCCGGATAAAACTGGCCATGGACCAGTTGTTCGATCAGTTGCACGAGCAGGCATTGCATCCGGCTGCGGCAGATATCGATATTGATCTGGACTTGCCAGATGCGCCTTAG
- the fliG gene encoding flagellar motor switch protein FliG has translation MSDNRAAANPKLTRVDKAAILLLSLGESDAAQVLRHMGPKEVQRVGVAMAQMRNVHREQVEQVMSEFVEIVGDQTSLGVGSDSYIRKMLTSALGEDKANGLIDRILLGGNTSGLDSLKWMEPRAVADVIRFEHPQIQAIVVAYLDPDQAGEVLGHFDQKARLDIILRVSSLNTVQPAALKELNQILEKQFSGNSNAARTSLGGIKRAADIMNFLDSSMESQLMDSIRDIDEDLSGQIEDLMFVFNNLADVDDRGIQALLREVSSDVLVLALKGSDENVQEKIFKNMSKRAAELLRDDLEAKGPVRVSDVETAQKEILTIARRMAEAGEIVLGGKGGEEMI, from the coding sequence ATGAGTGATAATCGAGCTGCTGCCAACCCCAAGCTGACCCGGGTCGACAAGGCCGCGATTCTGCTGCTGTCCCTTGGCGAATCTGACGCGGCCCAGGTACTGCGTCACATGGGGCCCAAAGAAGTCCAGCGGGTGGGTGTGGCGATGGCGCAAATGCGCAACGTGCACCGCGAGCAGGTCGAACAGGTCATGAGTGAGTTCGTTGAAATCGTCGGCGACCAGACCAGCCTGGGGGTCGGCTCGGACAGCTACATCCGCAAAATGCTCACCTCGGCCCTGGGCGAAGACAAGGCTAACGGCCTGATAGACCGCATCCTGCTGGGCGGCAACACCAGCGGCCTTGACAGCCTGAAGTGGATGGAACCCCGCGCCGTGGCGGATGTGATCCGCTTCGAACACCCGCAGATTCAAGCCATCGTGGTCGCCTATCTCGACCCCGATCAGGCGGGTGAGGTGCTTGGCCACTTTGATCAAAAGGCGCGGCTGGACATCATCCTGCGCGTTTCCTCGCTCAACACCGTGCAGCCGGCCGCACTTAAAGAACTGAACCAGATCCTCGAAAAGCAGTTCTCCGGCAACTCCAATGCTGCGCGCACCTCTCTGGGCGGCATCAAGCGGGCGGCCGACATCATGAACTTTCTCGACAGCTCGATGGAATCTCAACTGATGGACTCCATTCGCGACATCGACGAAGACCTCTCCGGGCAGATCGAAGACCTTATGTTTGTCTTCAACAACCTGGCGGATGTCGATGACCGGGGCATTCAGGCGCTGCTGCGCGAAGTGTCATCGGACGTGCTGGTGCTGGCGCTCAAGGGCTCCGACGAGAACGTGCAGGAAAAAATCTTCAAGAACATGTCCAAGCGAGCTGCCGAATTGCTGCGCGACGACCTGGAAGCCAAAGGCCCGGTGCGGGTCAGCGATGTCGAAACCGCACAGAAAGAAATCCTCACCATTGCCCGCCGTATGGCCGAAGCCGGAGAAATCGTTCTCGGCGGGAAGGGCGGCGAAGAGATGATCTAA
- the fliF gene encoding flagellar basal-body MS-ring/collar protein FliF → MADALPDNVPANPGPSGGKSPLFGLSFLDNLAEMTMLRQVGLMVGLAASVAIGFAVVLWSQQPDYRPLYGSLAGMDAKQVMETLASADIAYTVEPNSGALLVKADDVSRARLKLAAAGVTPTDSNIGFEILDKDQGLGTSQFMEATRYRRGLEGELARTISSLNNVKGARVHLAIPKSSVFVRDERKPSASVLVELYGGRSLEPGQVQAIINLVATSVPELNKSQITVVDQKGNLLSDQAQNSELTMAGKQFDYSRRMESMLTQRVHNILQPVLGNDRYKAEVSADVDFSAVESTSEQFNPDQPALRSEQSTSEQRTASTGPQGVPGALSNQPPSPASAPQKTAQGGAGGAGMIAPGNPLLDANGQQIMDPATGQPMLAPYPADKRSQSTRNFELDRSISHTKQQQGKVNRLSVAVVIDDKVSVNPANGETTQVPWTSDQLARFTRLVQDAVGFDASRGDSVSVINVPFSTERAEVVADIPFYSQPWFWDVLKQVLGVLFILLLVFGVLRPVLNNITGHGRNKQVAGIGSDAEMGGLDGELANDRVSLGGPQSIMLPSPSEGYDAQLNAIKSLVAEDPGRVAQVVKEWINADE, encoded by the coding sequence ATGGCTGATGCACTCCCGGATAACGTTCCGGCCAATCCAGGCCCGTCTGGCGGCAAGTCGCCGCTGTTCGGCCTGTCTTTTCTGGACAACCTGGCCGAGATGACCATGCTGCGTCAGGTCGGCCTTATGGTTGGCCTGGCCGCGAGTGTGGCGATTGGTTTTGCCGTGGTTCTGTGGTCGCAGCAACCCGATTACCGGCCGCTGTACGGCAGCCTGGCCGGGATGGATGCCAAGCAGGTCATGGAAACCCTGGCCTCCGCCGACATTGCCTACACCGTTGAACCGAATTCTGGCGCCTTGCTGGTCAAGGCCGATGACGTCTCACGCGCGCGGCTCAAACTGGCTGCCGCAGGTGTTACCCCCACCGACAGCAATATCGGCTTTGAGATCCTCGATAAAGACCAGGGCCTGGGCACTAGCCAGTTCATGGAAGCCACGCGTTATCGCCGTGGTCTGGAAGGCGAACTGGCGCGCACCATTTCCAGCCTCAACAACGTCAAGGGCGCCCGCGTGCACCTGGCGATCCCCAAGAGTTCGGTGTTCGTGCGCGATGAGCGCAAGCCCAGCGCCTCGGTACTGGTCGAGCTGTACGGCGGTCGTTCGCTGGAGCCGGGCCAGGTGCAGGCCATTATCAATCTGGTGGCCACCAGCGTTCCGGAACTGAACAAGTCGCAGATCACGGTGGTCGACCAAAAAGGCAATTTGCTGTCGGATCAGGCGCAAAATTCCGAGCTGACCATGGCCGGCAAGCAGTTTGACTACAGCCGCCGCATGGAAAGCATGCTCACTCAACGGGTGCATAACATCCTGCAGCCAGTGCTGGGCAATGATCGCTACAAGGCTGAAGTGTCTGCCGATGTTGATTTCAGCGCAGTCGAGTCCACGTCCGAACAGTTCAACCCGGATCAACCGGCCCTGCGCAGCGAGCAATCGACCAGCGAGCAGCGCACCGCCAGCACTGGCCCGCAAGGCGTTCCCGGGGCATTGAGCAATCAGCCGCCGAGCCCGGCCTCGGCGCCACAGAAAACCGCTCAGGGCGGCGCTGGCGGTGCGGGCATGATTGCGCCCGGTAACCCGCTGCTGGATGCCAACGGTCAGCAAATCATGGACCCGGCTACCGGCCAGCCGATGCTGGCCCCGTACCCGGCAGACAAGCGCTCGCAATCGACCCGCAACTTTGAACTGGACCGCTCCATCAGCCACACCAAGCAGCAGCAGGGCAAGGTCAATCGCCTGTCCGTGGCGGTGGTGATCGACGACAAGGTCAGCGTTAACCCGGCCAACGGCGAAACCACCCAGGTGCCGTGGACCAGCGATCAACTGGCGCGCTTTACCCGTCTGGTGCAGGACGCAGTCGGTTTTGATGCCAGCCGTGGCGACAGCGTCAGTGTGATCAACGTGCCGTTCTCCACCGAGCGCGCTGAAGTGGTGGCCGATATTCCGTTCTACTCCCAGCCCTGGTTCTGGGATGTGCTCAAGCAAGTGCTGGGCGTGCTGTTCATTCTGCTGCTGGTATTCGGGGTGCTGCGTCCGGTGCTTAACAACATCACCGGCCATGGTCGCAATAAGCAGGTAGCGGGTATTGGCAGCGATGCCGAAATGGGCGGCCTGGATGGCGAACTGGCCAACGACCGGGTCAGCCTCGGGGGCCCGCAGAGCATCATGTTGCCGAGCCCGAGCGAAGGCTATGACGCGCAGTTGAACGCAATCAAGAGTCTGGTGGCAGAAGACCCGGGCCGTGTGGCTCAGGTGGTGAAAGAGTGGATCAACGCTGATGAGTGA
- the fliE gene encoding flagellar hook-basal body complex protein FliE, with translation MSQGIEFNRLMLDMRAMQMDAMAQPKSAVQAVPEAGAGSFSDMLGNAINKVSDTQQASSQLSNAFEIGKTGVDLTDVMIASQKATVSFQALTQVRNKLVQAYQDIMQMPV, from the coding sequence ATGAGCCAAGGTATTGAATTTAATCGATTGATGTTGGACATGCGGGCCATGCAAATGGACGCCATGGCCCAACCGAAATCGGCTGTGCAAGCCGTTCCTGAAGCGGGTGCCGGCAGCTTCTCCGACATGCTCGGCAATGCGATCAATAAGGTCAGTGATACGCAACAGGCGTCGAGCCAATTGTCCAACGCGTTCGAAATTGGCAAGACCGGAGTTGACCTGACTGACGTGATGATTGCATCGCAAAAAGCCACTGTCTCTTTCCAGGCGTTGACCCAGGTGCGTAACAAGTTGGTTCAGGCGTACCAGGACATCATGCAGATGCCGGTTTAG
- a CDS encoding sigma-54-dependent transcriptional regulator, translating into MRIKVLLVEDDHALREALADTLLLAGHGFRAVASAEEALQAVAGESFSLVVSDVNMPGMDGHQLLGRLRASQPQLPVLLMTAHGAVERAVEAMRQGAVDYLVKPFEPKALLDLVARHALGCLGVADSEGPVAVEPASTQLLELAARVARSDSTVLISGESGTGKEVLARYIHQHSHRSSQPFVAINCAAIPDNMLEATLFGHEKGSFTGAIAAQAGKFEQADGGTLLLDEISEMPLGLQAKLLRVLQEREVERVGGRKPIVLDIRVVATTNRDLAGEVAAGRFREDLFYRLSVFPLAWQPLRERTADILPLAERLLAKYINKMKHTAVRFSPQAMACLTAYAWPGNVRELDNAIQRALILQQGGLIEAPDFCLAGPVACAPLPVSVESLPLDALTGALGDDLRRREFEMIIDTLRNERGRRKEAAERLGISPRTLRYKLAQMRDAGMDVEACLFAAT; encoded by the coding sequence ATGCGAATCAAGGTTCTACTGGTCGAAGATGATCATGCCCTGCGCGAAGCGCTGGCTGACACCCTGCTGCTGGCCGGCCACGGTTTTCGTGCGGTGGCTTCGGCCGAAGAGGCGCTGCAAGCGGTTGCTGGCGAGTCATTCAGCCTGGTGGTCAGTGACGTCAATATGCCCGGCATGGACGGTCATCAATTGCTTGGCCGGTTGCGTGCAAGCCAGCCGCAATTGCCGGTGTTGCTGATGACGGCCCATGGCGCCGTAGAGCGCGCCGTGGAGGCCATGCGCCAGGGCGCGGTGGACTATCTGGTGAAACCGTTTGAACCCAAGGCGCTGCTGGATCTGGTAGCCCGGCATGCACTGGGGTGTCTGGGGGTGGCTGACAGCGAAGGGCCGGTGGCGGTTGAGCCGGCTAGCACACAGTTGCTGGAACTGGCTGCACGCGTGGCCCGCAGCGATTCGACAGTACTGATCTCGGGCGAATCCGGCACCGGTAAAGAAGTGCTCGCGCGATACATTCACCAGCACTCGCACCGCAGCAGTCAGCCGTTCGTGGCGATCAACTGCGCGGCGATCCCCGACAACATGCTCGAAGCCACCTTGTTCGGCCATGAGAAGGGCTCGTTCACGGGTGCGATTGCGGCGCAGGCGGGCAAGTTTGAGCAGGCGGACGGCGGTACTTTGTTGCTCGACGAAATCAGCGAGATGCCCCTGGGCTTGCAGGCCAAATTGCTGCGGGTTTTGCAAGAGCGGGAAGTGGAGCGGGTCGGCGGGCGCAAGCCGATTGTGCTGGATATCCGGGTGGTCGCTACCACCAACCGTGACCTGGCGGGCGAAGTGGCGGCGGGGCGCTTTCGCGAAGACTTGTTCTACCGGCTCTCGGTGTTTCCGCTGGCCTGGCAGCCTTTGCGCGAGCGCACCGCCGATATTCTGCCGCTGGCCGAGCGCTTGCTGGCCAAGTACATCAACAAAATGAAGCACACCGCGGTGCGCTTTTCGCCGCAGGCCATGGCATGTCTGACGGCCTACGCCTGGCCGGGCAATGTGCGGGAGCTGGATAACGCGATTCAGCGGGCGCTGATTCTGCAGCAGGGCGGACTGATCGAGGCGCCGGACTTCTGTCTGGCCGGCCCGGTGGCGTGCGCGCCATTGCCGGTATCGGTCGAATCGTTGCCGCTTGATGCCCTTACCGGAGCACTGGGCGATGACCTGCGCCGTCGTGAATTCGAAATGATCATCGACACCCTGCGCAACGAGCGCGGTCGCCGCAAGGAGGCTGCCGAACGCCTGGGCATCAGCCCGCGCACGCTGCGCTACAAGCTGGCGCAGATGCGCGACGCCGGCATGGATGTCGAGGCCTGCCTGTTTGCGGCCACGTAA
- a CDS encoding sensor histidine kinase has translation MSLGTAPSTPAQLAQAFSQFNQMSTQLSDSYSLLEARVCELKGELAFVSAQRMAELAEKERLANRLQNLLDLLPGGVIVIDDRGRVREANPAASELLGLPLEGELWRHVIARCFAPREDDGHEVSLKDGRRLSIATRSLDAEPGQLVLLNDLTETRRLQDQLARHERLSSLGRMVASLAHQIRTPLSAALIYASHLTEQVLPVDTQQRFAGRLKERLHELEHQVRDMLVFARGELPLTDRVSPNALMQALQAAAQTHVQGVSMRWQCDAYGGQVLCNRDTLVGALLNLIENALQAGTPRVRLKVHLYARGNTLRLCVSDSGSGIEPKVLERLGEPFFTTKATGTGLGLAVVNAVVRAHQGQMLLHSRPGRGTCAVLSLPLIPGEAQEN, from the coding sequence ATGTCGCTGGGGACTGCTCCCTCCACCCCGGCGCAGCTGGCGCAGGCGTTCTCGCAGTTCAATCAAATGTCGACCCAGTTGAGCGACTCCTACAGCCTGCTCGAAGCCCGGGTCTGCGAGCTTAAAGGCGAGCTGGCGTTTGTCAGCGCCCAGCGCATGGCGGAGCTGGCCGAGAAAGAACGGCTGGCCAACCGCCTGCAAAACCTCCTTGATCTGTTGCCTGGCGGGGTCATCGTCATTGATGATCGCGGCCGGGTGCGCGAGGCCAACCCTGCTGCCAGCGAGTTGCTTGGCTTGCCTCTGGAGGGCGAGCTATGGCGCCATGTAATCGCCCGCTGCTTCGCTCCCCGCGAAGATGACGGCCATGAGGTGTCGCTTAAAGACGGGCGGCGTCTGTCGATTGCCACCCGCTCGCTGGATGCCGAGCCCGGCCAACTGGTATTGCTCAACGACCTGACAGAAACCCGGCGCCTGCAAGATCAGCTCGCCCGTCACGAGCGCTTGTCTTCATTGGGACGCATGGTCGCTTCTCTTGCTCATCAGATCCGAACGCCACTGTCGGCAGCACTGATCTACGCCAGTCATCTGACTGAGCAAGTGCTTCCCGTCGACACCCAGCAGCGTTTTGCCGGGCGCCTCAAGGAGCGGCTGCATGAGCTGGAACACCAGGTGCGCGACATGCTGGTGTTTGCTCGTGGCGAACTGCCACTGACGGATCGCGTCAGCCCCAATGCCCTGATGCAGGCCCTGCAGGCCGCCGCACAGACCCATGTTCAGGGCGTGTCGATGCGCTGGCAGTGCGACGCGTATGGCGGCCAGGTGCTGTGCAATCGCGACACCCTGGTCGGTGCGTTGCTCAATTTGATCGAAAACGCCCTGCAGGCCGGCACGCCACGGGTGCGGCTCAAGGTTCATCTGTATGCCCGTGGCAACACCCTGCGCCTGTGTGTCAGTGACAGCGGCAGTGGCATTGAGCCCAAGGTGCTTGAGCGCCTGGGCGAGCCGTTTTTCACCACCAAGGCCACCGGCACGGGCCTTGGGCTGGCGGTGGTCAATGCCGTGGTGCGTGCACACCAGGGGCAGATGCTCTTACATTCGCGGCCGGGGCGCGGCACTTGTGCCGTGCTTAGCTTGCCGCTGATTCCAGGCGAGGCGCAGGAAAACTGA
- a CDS encoding sigma-54 dependent transcriptional regulator: MWRETKILLIDDDSVRRRDLAVILNFLGEENLASSSQEWEQAVSSLSSSREVICVLVGAVSLAGGVSSLLRTLAGWDEFLPIMLLGEISAVDLPEDQRRRVLSSLEMPPSYSKLLDSLHRAQVYREMYDQARERGRHREPNLFRSLVGTSRAIQHVRQMMQQVADTDASVLILGESGTGKEVVARNLHYHSKRRDAPFVPVNCGAIPAELLESELFGHEKGAFTGAITSRAGRFELANGGTLFLDEIGDMPLPMQVKLLRVLQERTFERVGSNKTQSADVRIIAATHKNLESMIEVGAFREDLYYRLNVFPIEMAPLRERVEDIPLLMNELISRMEHEKRGSIRFNSGAIMSLCRHAWPGNVRELANMVERMAIMHPYGVIGVAELPKKFRYVDDDDEQLSDTLFSDMEERVAINNNAPDFSVAAMLPPEGLDLKDYLGGLEQGLIQQALDDANGIVARAAERLRIRRTTLVEKMRKYGMSRRDGEEQAED, translated from the coding sequence ATGTGGCGTGAAACCAAAATTCTGCTGATCGATGACGATAGCGTCCGCCGCCGCGACTTGGCGGTGATTTTAAATTTTCTCGGTGAAGAAAATTTAGCCAGCTCAAGCCAGGAATGGGAGCAGGCGGTTAGCTCTTTATCATCCAGTCGCGAAGTGATCTGTGTGCTGGTAGGCGCTGTAAGCCTCGCCGGCGGTGTTTCAAGCTTGCTTAGGACACTGGCCGGATGGGATGAGTTCCTGCCGATCATGCTTTTAGGTGAAATTTCTGCAGTCGACCTGCCGGAAGACCAGCGTCGCCGCGTTTTATCCAGCCTCGAAATGCCCCCCAGCTACAGCAAACTGCTTGATTCCCTGCACCGTGCCCAGGTCTATCGCGAGATGTATGACCAGGCCCGCGAGCGTGGCCGTCATCGCGAACCCAACTTGTTCCGCAGCCTGGTGGGCACCAGCCGGGCCATCCAGCATGTGCGTCAAATGATGCAGCAAGTGGCCGATACCGACGCCAGCGTGCTGATCCTGGGCGAGTCCGGGACCGGTAAGGAAGTGGTTGCGCGTAACCTGCATTACCATTCCAAGCGCCGCGATGCGCCATTTGTGCCGGTTAACTGTGGGGCGATTCCTGCAGAACTGCTCGAAAGCGAGCTGTTCGGCCATGAGAAGGGCGCCTTCACCGGCGCCATCACCAGCCGCGCCGGGCGTTTTGAACTGGCCAATGGCGGCACGCTGTTTCTCGACGAGATCGGCGATATGCCGCTGCCGATGCAGGTCAAACTGCTGCGCGTGTTGCAGGAGCGTACCTTTGAACGGGTGGGCAGCAACAAGACCCAGAGCGCTGACGTGCGGATCATCGCCGCCACCCACAAGAACCTTGAGAGCATGATTGAGGTCGGCGCTTTCCGCGAAGACCTGTACTACCGCCTCAATGTGTTTCCGATCGAAATGGCGCCCCTGCGTGAGCGGGTCGAAGATATTCCGCTGCTGATGAACGAGCTGATTTCGCGCATGGAGCACGAAAAGCGTGGCTCGATCCGCTTCAATTCCGGCGCCATCATGTCGCTGTGTCGCCACGCATGGCCGGGCAACGTCCGCGAGTTGGCCAACATGGTCGAGCGCATGGCGATCATGCATCCGTACGGCGTGATTGGCGTTGCTGAGTTGCCGAAGAAATTTCGCTACGTGGATGACGACGACGAGCAGTTGTCCGACACCTTGTTCAGCGATATGGAAGAGCGTGTGGCGATCAACAACAACGCACCGGACTTCAGCGTTGCTGCGATGCTGCCGCCCGAAGGCCTGGACCTCAAGGACTACCTCGGCGGGCTGGAGCAAGGGCTGATCCAGCAGGCGCTGGACGACGCCAACGGCATCGTGGCCCGCGCGGCCGAACGCCTGCGCATTCGCCGAACCACCCTGGTCGAGAAAATGCGCAAATACGGCATGAGCCGTCGCGACGGGGAAGAGCAGGCGGAAGATTGA
- the fliS gene encoding flagellar export chaperone FliS: MNPMRALRQYQKVNSHAQISEASPHRLIQMLMEGGLERMAQAKGAMSRGDIPQKVVLITKAIDIITGLRQGMDESKAEDKVAFQRQDSLYEYMTIRLTQANAQNDPEIIDEVARLLITVKSGWDEIAPQ; this comes from the coding sequence ATGAACCCGATGCGCGCCCTTCGTCAGTACCAGAAGGTCAATTCCCACGCCCAAATCTCTGAGGCCAGCCCCCATCGGCTGATTCAAATGCTGATGGAAGGCGGTCTGGAACGCATGGCTCAGGCCAAAGGCGCGATGAGCCGTGGTGATATCCCGCAGAAGGTGGTGTTGATCACCAAGGCTATCGACATCATCACGGGCCTGCGTCAGGGCATGGATGAATCAAAGGCTGAAGACAAGGTCGCGTTTCAGCGCCAGGACAGTCTGTACGAGTACATGACCATTCGTTTGACTCAGGCCAATGCGCAAAACGATCCTGAAATCATCGACGAAGTGGCCCGCCTGCTGATCACGGTTAAAAGTGGTTGGGACGAGATCGCACCACAATAA